In Kogia breviceps isolate mKogBre1 chromosome 7, mKogBre1 haplotype 1, whole genome shotgun sequence, a single window of DNA contains:
- the RBMXL2 gene encoding RNA-binding motif protein, X-linked-like-2, translating into MVEVDRPGKLFIGGLNLETDEKILEATFGKYGCITEVLLVKDRETSKSRGFAFVTFESPADAKAAARDMNGKSLDGKAIKVAQATKPAFESGRRGPPPSRSRPRGLLGDHGSGPRRPQSRGGPADDSGYAGDFDVRSSRVPLPVKRGPPPPRRSGPPPKRAAPSGPARSGGSGISGRPPAARGRDGYAGPPRRDPPPPRRDPYLGPREEGYSPRDGRDYSSARDPRYFAPSPREYTYRDYGHSSARDYCPSRGYGDRDGYGGRDRDYVDNRDPFESYGDPRSAGPAREPPPSYGSGRYIEYRGCSPDAYGGGRSERYWRGRDRAGRADRRLPPFVERGCPPPRESYGGSSRRAPLGGGRLGSFSQRGGDRSRY; encoded by the coding sequence ATGGTAGAAGTGGATCGCCCGGGGAAGCTCTTCATTGGGGGTCTCAACCTCGAAACCGACGAGAAAATTCTCGAGGCCACGTTTGGCAAGTATGGCTGCATCACCGAGGTGCTCCTGGTGAAAGATCGAGAAACCAGCAAGTCCAGGGGCTTTGCGTTCGTCACCTTCGAAAGCCCGGCAGACGCCAAGGCCGCCGCCAGAGACATGAACGGCAAGTCCCTGGATGGTAAGGCCATCAAGGTGGCCCAGGCCACCAAGCCGGCGTTCGAGAGCGGCCGGCGGGGCCCGCCGCCGTCCCGTAGCCGCCCGAGGGGCCTGCTCGGGGACCACGGCAGCGGCCCTCGGCGCCCCCAGTCCCGGGGCGGGCCGGCGGACGACAGCGGCTACGCGGGCGACTTCGACGTGCGGTCCTCCCGGGTCCCGCTGCCTGTGAAGcgcgggccgccgccgccgcgcaggTCCGGCCCGCCCCCGAAGAGGgccgcgccgtcgggcccggctCGCAGCGGAGGCAGTGGAATAAGCGGGCGGCCCCCGGCCGCGCGCGGGCGAGACGGCTATGCCGGCCCGCCGCGCCGGgaccccccgcccccgcgccgGGACCCCTACCTGGGCCCCCGGGAGGAGGGCTACTCGCCCCGAGACGGCCGCGACTACTCGAGCGCCCGCGACCCCCGGTATTTTGCCCCCTCGCCCAGAGAGTACACCTACCGCGACTACGGCCACTCCAGTGCCCGGGACTACTGTCCATCGAGAGGCTATGGCGACCGAGACGGCTACGGGGGGCGCGACCGCGACTACGTGGATAACCGAGACCCCTTCGAGAGCTACGGGGACCCGCGCAGCGCCGGCCCTGCACGTGAGCCCCCGCCATCTTACGGCAGCGGCCGCTACATCGAGTACCGCGGCTGCTCTCCCGACGCTTACGGCGGCGGCCGGAGCGAGCGCTATTGGAGGGGCCGCGACCGGGCAGGCAGAGCTGATCGTCGGCTGCCGCCGTTCGTGGAGAGGGGGTGCCCGCCCCCGCGCGAGTCCTATGGCGGGTCCAGCCGCAGGGCCCCCCTAGGCGGAGGCCGCCTGGGAAGCTTCTCGCAGAGAGGGGGAGACCGAAGCAGATACTAA